From a region of the Triticum aestivum cultivar Chinese Spring chromosome 7D, IWGSC CS RefSeq v2.1, whole genome shotgun sequence genome:
- the LOC123167507 gene encoding disease resistance protein RPM1, giving the protein MKKQLTDNPVMDMHVIQKVSLGDVPHSVRSCFLYCCMFPEKYVMQRKSLVRLWVEQGFVEESEHKTLEEVSEDYLTELIHRCLLLVVKRNDSGCVYEVQMHDIFCVLARSKAREENFCGAYNPLKIHAIREARRVSTETGDIALLAQSAPHLRSLLVFHSSFSFISLRSLAMSNKLLSVLNLQDSSITRLPAEVFGLRNLRFLGLRRTKVSSLPGSIGRLKNLLVLDAWKCEIMKLPSQVMKLSKLTHLIVTSKHVGPSLQFVPSVGVPAPAGICSLTSLQTLLQMEASAEMIRAMGALVELRTFRISKVQGCHCEDLFKGIGRMIHLTRLGIQADDNQEISHLKAFQAPPLLQKLFLLGALSKESLPNFFTALSKLKNLKFLRLVGSRLNNDAFLYLKGLEHLVKLQLYHAYAGDKLYFPAASFPKLRVLKIRGGPYLDEIEIERGAMASLVDLKLLLCPQLKMLPDGIEHVRTLEELTLDVAEELIDRVWQKKERRIFHIQRVYVGPQSLPMKNKENKRANNVKVAENFRQYHSLQHAVGFPPPPIGGLSVIEPGNIKE; this is encoded by the exons ATGAAGAAGCAGCTCACCGACAACCCGGTCATGGATATGCACGTAATCCAGAAGGTTAGTTTGGGAGATGTGCCACATAGTGTTAGAAGTTGTTTTCTGTACTGTTGCATGTTCCCAGAGAAATATGTGATGCAGAGAAAATCTCTAGTAAGACTTTGGGTTGAACAAGGGTTTGTTGAAGAGAGTGAACATAAGACACTCGAGGAGGTGTCTGAGGATTATCTAACCGAACTAATCCACCGGTGTCTATTGCTGGTAGTCAAGAGGAATGACTCTGGATGTGTATATGAAGTTCAAATGCACGACATCTTCTGTGTTTTAGCTCGTTCCAAGGCACGTGAAGAGAACTTTTGCGGTGCCTATAACCCCTTGAAAATTCATGCCATCAGAGAAGCACGACGTGTATCAACTGAAACAGGGGATATTGCTCTGTTGGCACAGAGTGCTCCGCATCTCCGCTCATTGCTTGTCTTCCACAGTTCGTTTAGCTTCATTTCACTCCGTTCACTAGCAATGAGTAATAAGTTGTTATCCGTTTTGAACCTGCAAGATAGTTCAATTACGAGGCTACCAGCAGAGGTGTTTGGCTTGCGTAATCTGCGGTTTCTCGGCCTTAGGCGAACAAAAGTCTCGAGTCTTCCAGGATCCATCGGAAGACTAAAAAATTTGCTGGTGTTGGATGCCTGGAAGTGTGAAATAATGAAGCTACCATCGCAAGTTATGAAGCTCAGTAAGTTGACACATCTTATTGTGACTTCCAAGCATGTTGGACCATCATTGCAGTTTGTTCCTTCTGTTGGTGTACCAGCTCCTGCTGGTATATGCTCTTTGACTAGCCTGCAGACACTTCTACAGATGGAAGCTAGTGCTGAAATGATCCGTGCCATGGGAGCTCTCGTGGAGTTGAGAACATTCCGTATCAGCAAAGTGCAAGGTTGCCATTGTGAAGATCTGTTCAAGGGTATTGGCAGAATGATTCATCTTACCCGTCTCGGAATCCAGGCAGATGATAATCAGGAAATTTCGCATCTCAAAGCATTTCAGGCACCTCCCTTGCTTCAGAAGCTTTTCTTGCTTGGTGCACTATCCAAGGAATCCTTGCCTAATTTCTTCACAGCACTTAGTAAACTGAAGAACCTCAAATTTCTGAGGCTTGTTGGCTCACGGCTTAACAACGACGCTTTTCTGTATCTTAAGGGATTGGAGCATCTAGTTAAGCTTCAACTTTATCATGCGTATGCTGGTGATAAGTTGTACTTTCCTGCAGCATCATTTCCGAAGCTCAGGGTACTGAAAATACGGGGTGGACCATATCTCGATGAAATAGAGATAGAAAGAGGCGCCATGGCGAGCTTAGTTGATCTTAAGCTCCTGCTCTGCCCACAGCTGAAGATGCTGCCAGATGGTATTGAACATGTGAGGACTCTTGAAGAACTGACTTTGGACGTGGCAGAAGAACTGATTGACAGGGTTTGGCAGAAGAAAGAGAGGAGGATTTTTCATATCCAACGAGTTTATGTTGGGCCTCAGAGCTTACCG ATGAAAAACAAGGAGAACAAGAG AGCAAACAACGTAAAGGTCGCTGAAAACTTCCGACAGTACCACTCACTACAACAC GCCGTCGGCTTTCCCCCTCCCCCCATCGGTGGCCTATCTGTGATAGAGCCAGGAAACATAAAAGAGTGA